One segment of Solanum lycopersicum chromosome 1, SLM_r2.1 DNA contains the following:
- the LOC101265867 gene encoding GDSL esterase/lipase At5g03980 isoform X1 → MATTVTLLLSLLILMVKVGEAEQVLKLQNPRLLNCRFDKIYQFGDSLSDTGNCIRETLCGATLSCGTLPYGMDFYQNATGRCSNGMLIIDFIAVESGLPLLNPFKDENADFRHGVNFAVAGSTALSAKSLAEKNIVNIALTNSSLSVQLDWMSSHFQTTCSPDCPEKLNKSLFLVGEIGGNEFIYGLSQGKSMDESRKMVPEIVQTIIHGVERIIGFGATQIIVPGNFPIGCHPIFLTKFMTNISTAYDEYHCLKELNNFAIFFNRYLQQAIDELKKDYPNITLIYGDYYNAFLWLLQNADGLGFDNKSLQKACCGIGGEYNYDVHRRCGAPRVPVCVDPSTHISWDGVHLTQNAYRWIARWLIDDTLPKLNCQV, encoded by the exons ATGGCAACAACAGTAACCTTGCTTCTTTCTTTGCTCATTTTAATGGTGAAAGTAGGCGAAGCTGAACAAGTATTAAAGCTTCAAAATCCACGATTGTTGAATTGCagatttgataaaatatatcaatttggTGATTCGCTTTCCGATACCGGCAATTGCATCAGAGAGACCCTTTGTGGAGCTACTTTGTCATGTGGAACACTTCCTTATGGAATGGATTTTTACCAGAATGCAACTGGGCGTTGTTCTAATGGCATGCTCATCATTGATTTCATAG CTGTGGAATCTGGTCTTCCTCTGCTAAATCCGTTCAAGGATGAAAATGCAGATTTTAGGCATGGTGTGAATTTTGCAGTAGCTGGGTCTACTGCTTTATCTGCCAAATCCCTGGCAGAGAAGAACATTGTTAATATAGCACTTACAAATAGTTCATTGAGTGTGCAACTTGATTGGATGTCTTCTCATTTCCAGACCACATGCTCCCCTG ATTGCCCAGAAAAATTGAACAAGTCACTTTTCTTAGTTGGAGAAATTGGAGGAAATGAATTCATTTATGGCTTATCACAAGGTAAATCCATGGACGAATCGCGAAAAATGGTGCCAGAAATTGTTCAGACTATCATCCATGGCGTTGAA AGGATCATCGGTTTTGGAGCTACTCAAATTATAGTTCCAGGCAACTTCCCAATAGGTTGCCACCCAATTTTCCTAACAAAATTCATGACCAACATCTCAACTGCCTATGATGAGTACCATTGCTTAAAAGAGTTAAATAACTTTGCGATATTCTTCAATCGTTATTTGCAACAAGCCATTGATGAGTTGAAGAAAGATTACCCAAACATTACACTGATTTATGGTGACTACTACAACGCCTTTCTGTGGCTTCTACAAAATGCTGACGGTCTTG GATTCGACAACAAGTCGTTGCAGAAAGCATGTTGTGGAATAGGAGGAGAATATAATTATGACGTACATAGAAGATGCGGTGCTCCAAGAGTTCCAGTGTGTGTTGATCCGAGTACTCACATCAGTTGGGATGGAGTTCATTTGACACAAAATGCATACCGTTGGATAGCAAGATGGCTAATTGATGATACCTTACCTAAATTAAACTGCCAAGTTTAA
- the LOC101265867 gene encoding acetylajmalan esterase isoform X2 has translation MATTVTLLLSLLILMVKVGEAEQVLKLQNPRLLNCRFDKIYQFGDSLSDTGNCIRETLCGATLSCGTLPYGMDFYQNATGRCSNGMLIIDFIAVESGLPLLNPFKDENADFRHGVNFAVAGSTALSAKSLAEKNIVNIALTNSSLSVQLDWMSSHFQTTCSPDCPEKLNKSLFLVGEIGGNEFIYGLSQGKSMDESRKMVPEIVQTIIHGVERIIGFGATQIIVPGNFPIGCHPIFLTKFMTNISTAYDEYHCLKELNNFAIFFNRYLQQAIDELKKDYPNITLIYGDYYNAFLWLLQNADGLDFLVLHF, from the exons ATGGCAACAACAGTAACCTTGCTTCTTTCTTTGCTCATTTTAATGGTGAAAGTAGGCGAAGCTGAACAAGTATTAAAGCTTCAAAATCCACGATTGTTGAATTGCagatttgataaaatatatcaatttggTGATTCGCTTTCCGATACCGGCAATTGCATCAGAGAGACCCTTTGTGGAGCTACTTTGTCATGTGGAACACTTCCTTATGGAATGGATTTTTACCAGAATGCAACTGGGCGTTGTTCTAATGGCATGCTCATCATTGATTTCATAG CTGTGGAATCTGGTCTTCCTCTGCTAAATCCGTTCAAGGATGAAAATGCAGATTTTAGGCATGGTGTGAATTTTGCAGTAGCTGGGTCTACTGCTTTATCTGCCAAATCCCTGGCAGAGAAGAACATTGTTAATATAGCACTTACAAATAGTTCATTGAGTGTGCAACTTGATTGGATGTCTTCTCATTTCCAGACCACATGCTCCCCTG ATTGCCCAGAAAAATTGAACAAGTCACTTTTCTTAGTTGGAGAAATTGGAGGAAATGAATTCATTTATGGCTTATCACAAGGTAAATCCATGGACGAATCGCGAAAAATGGTGCCAGAAATTGTTCAGACTATCATCCATGGCGTTGAA AGGATCATCGGTTTTGGAGCTACTCAAATTATAGTTCCAGGCAACTTCCCAATAGGTTGCCACCCAATTTTCCTAACAAAATTCATGACCAACATCTCAACTGCCTATGATGAGTACCATTGCTTAAAAGAGTTAAATAACTTTGCGATATTCTTCAATCGTTATTTGCAACAAGCCATTGATGAGTTGAAGAAAGATTACCCAAACATTACACTGATTTATGGTGACTACTACAACGCCTTTCTGTGGCTTCTACAAAATGCTGACGGTCTTG ACTTTCTTGTACTACATTTTTAG